TGGGAGAACACTGGACCTCCTGTCCTGTCATGATTCTTCCCGGGCTGCTCAGTCTTCTCCTTTCCCTTAGAGCATCCCTACGTAATGGTTTCCTTAATGGTTCCCTGAGAGTTGTTCCCTCATCTTTTCTCTTCTAATAGGCTCTTCTAGAACTTCTCCCAGTTTACCGTTTTGGTCCTTATACCACTATCTCCAGTGGTGCATTTTTACTCTCTCCTTCCTaatccccacctccagccctcagAACCCATTCATACCCCCTCACCAGCACTCAGGGACCTTTTCCACCAAGCCCTTTTCTCCCTTGCCTCTGATGTTTCTAGCTCTTCTCAGCCTTCCCAGACTGAGTAAGGGGGTAGCTTTCCAGCTTCTTGTCCTGAGATGGGCTCTCGTGTTGTTTCAGGGGCCAGTGCTGTTTGAGGACCTGGCTGTATATTTTTCTCAAGAGGAATGTGTGAGTCAGCACCCTGTCCAGAGGTCCCGCAGCAGAGACACGCCATGGAGTGTTTGGAGGATATGGCATTGATGGGTAACAATAGTTGTTTTGAACTTTGGTCATTTCTAGGATTAGGATTGCATATCTCATCCGCATGTTGGTATGGGGGAGTGGGACCTATCCCTGAGTGATTTATGTGGACATGACAAGAACTTGCATGAGAGTGCAATTTTCAAAGGGTGAGTTGATTCTTAAAAGGCAAAAATTGGAAagtccctgacggtccagtggttagggctcggtgctttcactgccaggagccccggacagggaactaagatcccatgcaAGCCATGCAGCAGGGCAAAAAAAatttagggatttccctggtgatgcagtggttaagaatccacctgccaaagcaggggacatgggtttgagccctggtctgggaatatcccgcatgccacggagcaactaagcctgtgtgccacaactactgagcttgtgctctagagcccacgagccacaactactgaagcccgcatgcctagagcccgtgctccgcaacgaagagaagccacaaaaatgagaagcccgcaccacaatgaaaagcagcccccgctcttgcaactagagaaagcccgtgcgcagcagcaaagacccaacgcagccaaaaataaataaaaataaataaatttatttttaaaaaaattaaaaattttttaaatttggaaatcGCTTTAATCTTAAGCGGATGGTATGCGTTTCTCATCTAAGAGGAACTATAATGTAGAAACATTAGTCATTTTATCCTAGTCAAGGATAAATCCTTGACTAGGGTTGACTGTTTGAACTTTCCCAGAACTCACATTTTATATTATCTACTTATGTCTTCATCGTGTTGTTTTCCTCTACCTTCTTGAACATGTgaagcatatttataatagctctttaaacattctttctactagttttatcatctgtgtcatttctgAGTCTGCTTTTGTTGATTGATTTTGCTCCTAGTTATGGGtcatatttttctgcttctttacatgccttgtaatttttgattggatgttGGACATTGTGAGTTTTATGTTGTTGTATGCTGGCTGTTGCtgtattttcaaaacaatttttggACTTTGGGGTAAGGTGCTAATTTATCAGTAAGTTACTTGGGATCAATATTATCCTTTCAAGGCTTGCTTTTTGCTTTGTTAGGGTGTGTTCAGAGCAGTCTTTAATCTAGGGCTGATGTGGCCTGCTGCTAAGGCAGTGTCTTTCTAAGCATACTGCCTGATGCTCTGTGTGGTAGGGAGTCTTTCCATTTTGGCTGGTGGGAGCATGAACTATTATGTGAATTCTGGAGATTGCTCTTTCTATTCCTTTCTGGTGGTTCTTTCCCTGACCTGGGGTAGTTTCCTTAGATGTATTTACAGATTAATATGCAGCCAGAGTCTTAAGGGGACCCCATCTAAATGCCCAGAGATCTCTGCCTGGGCATCTGCCTCTTCTCTGGTATTTTGCTGTCAAATTCTAGCAGCCTTGGCATTCCTGAACTCGGTCTCCTCGAATCAGCAAAACCACTGAAGACTGGATTTCCACACACTGCCCTGCAGCCCAGAAACCCTTTCCAGGCAGTGAGCTGGGGCAGTCATAGGGCTGTTGCTTTGGAAGGAAAGATCCCTTTTGGATTAATATATTGGCTTTATAAATTAAGactatttgggggcttccctggtggcgcagtggttgagagtccgcctgccgatgcaggggatatgggttcgttccccggttcgggaagatcccacatgccgcggagcggctgggcccgtgagccgtggccgctgagcctgtgcatccagagcctgtgctccgcaacgggagaggccacaacagtgagaggcccgcgtactgccaaaaaaaaaaaaaaagaaaaaagaatatttgggaaaatattaaaaactaatgCTTTTGGGCAGGCCTGAGTTTTGTCAGCCATCCTACAGCTTCCTGGTCCTCTGTGTAACTAGTTTGTTTTCCCCAGTACTACTTGAGGGtgtttatgttttgctttgttttgtttttatcaacaGGAGGAGAAGGCAAGATTGAGATTAATCAGAAGCTAAGGCTAGAATCTATGGGACTTGAAGAGCTTGCCCTAGAAAAATACTCCATTGCTGTGCCCCTTGTCTATTACCCAGAAAAATCCTCTGAGCATGGAGTTGGAAACCTTGAAAGGAGAATGTCAGGTAGAACTCCTGCTTGCAAGAAAAGTTTCATAAGCCTTTTAGTTACCATTGAAAACCACACCCCTTTGATAGAACTATCTCAGTGTTTAGGAACCAGAGCACTTTCTGAAATTCTTGAATTTCCTGGGGAAGAAGCCAAAAATTCATACAAGTGTCCTGAATGTGACCAAAGCTTCAGTGATAGCTCATACCCTGTTTTGCATCAGAAAACGCATTCAGGAGAGAAAAAGTATAAATGTGGTGACTGGgagaagattttcaatcacagagCCAACTTGAGAACACACCAGCGAATCCACACCGGCGAGAAACCGTTTAAGTGTGCCGAGTGCGGCGGCAGCTTCCGCCAGCACTCACATCTGTCTCGGCACATGAATATCCATGTAAAGGAGAAACCCTACACCTGTGGCATATGTGGAAGAGGTTTCATGTGGCTCCCAGGATTGGCACAGCATCAGAAAACCCACACTGCCAAAAAAGCCTGTGGTAAATATTTTGGTCAGAAAACAAATCTGGCTTTGCCTGAGAAAAGGCACGGGTCAGCCAGCCGGCACCCATGCAGTCTGAGCAGGAAATGCTTTGGGCAGCCCTCGCACTTGGCCCTCCCCGAGTGGGGCCACGAGGACAACCCTGAACACTGCAGCGACTGCGGGAAAAATTTGCTTTCATTCTCAAAATTCGAACCCTTAAAGCGTCCTGAGTGTTCACTGACCTTTCTTCGTATCTCTGAGCTTATCTCCCATCAAAGCATTCACAGAGGGGAAAAGCCCCATAAATGCAAACCCTGTGCAGAATGTTTTATTTTGGACTCAAAGCTTGCATGCCACCAGAAGAACCACACAGGAGAACCTTTTAAATGTACCATGTGTGGGAAAAGTTTCAGGTTGAAAACACATCTCATTGTCCATCAGCAAATCCATGCGCAAAACACCACGTAAATATAGCAAGTTTTCATTAATGCTTGTGCTTCTCAGTATTTATACTGAAAACTGGGGCACAATTACCctttatgtgccaggtactgtgctaagcactttacacacattccatgtaatatatcatttaattttcaccacAACCTTGATTTAGGCACCatgatttctgttttataatcgaGGAAGTATAGTcagtgtcacagctactgaacaAAGCCAGAATTCTAACTCAGTAGCTCAGTTACTATCcagattccatttgtatgagCCGGAGAAAGATACagaacttataaaaaaaaaattcagttttcacTAAAATGAAGGTTATTGCTAgagttcttttaattttgtttacatgatttttaagtaagttttagaaggcaaatttatttatttgctagtTCTGCAGATCTAGGATCTAGGAAAGTAAgtacctttatatatattttatactttttttttttttttttgctgtaacaATCAGAATGTAATGTTTGTATGAGATTATTGTTTTACATATGAATTTCTGGAGGGGTTTGGAagcttttttccttccatgtgAAGTGTTCCCAAATGGGTTGGACTAGTTAGTGTCGAGGTGGCTGTTAGTATCCGTGAAGTTAGTATCCATTCTCAGATCTGATGCCACTGGCCTTTGTGATTCAAGTGTTTGGAATCACACTTAGTGATTCCAAAGCACTCCCTTAGTGCTTCATCCCAAGCCTGACTTACGTATATGGTTACAAAGCAA
This portion of the Pseudorca crassidens isolate mPseCra1 chromosome 15, mPseCra1.hap1, whole genome shotgun sequence genome encodes:
- the ZNF597 gene encoding LOW QUALITY PROTEIN: zinc finger protein 597 (The sequence of the model RefSeq protein was modified relative to this genomic sequence to represent the inferred CDS: inserted 1 base in 1 codon), producing MASTLSTSGAQGPVLFEDLAVYFSQEECVSQHPVQRSRSRDXAMECLEDMALMGGEGKIEINQKLRLESMGLEELALEKYSIAVPLVYYPEKSSEHGVGNLERRMSGRTPACKKSFISLLVTIENHTPLIELSQCLGTRALSEILEFPGEEAKNSYKCPECDQSFSDSSYPVLHQKTHSGEKKYKCGDWEKIFNHRANLRTHQRIHTGEKPFKCAECGGSFRQHSHLSRHMNIHVKEKPYTCGICGRGFMWLPGLAQHQKTHTAKKACGKYFGQKTNLALPEKRHGSASRHPCSLSRKCFGQPSHLALPEWGHEDNPEHCSDCGKNLLSFSKFEPLKRPECSLTFLRISELISHQSIHRGEKPHKCKPCAECFILDSKLACHQKNHTGEPFKCTMCGKSFRLKTHLIVHQQIHAQNTT